One Thermostichus vulcanus str. 'Rupite' DNA segment encodes these proteins:
- a CDS encoding pentapeptide repeat-containing protein: MMFAALSASFLARTAPLTRLFRGILVFLLMIGLLMILFGSPAQAEDYTKRDLQGMNFAGQDLTGSKFLKANLRQSDLSHVKAAGVNLFGANLSKANLQGADLRSATLDMANLQGADLREAQLQDSMMWLARVDGIQIEGADFTNALIRQDALSILCERATGVNPVTGRATRDTLECE; encoded by the coding sequence ATGATGTTTGCTGCCCTGTCCGCGTCCTTTCTGGCGAGAACAGCTCCGTTAACCCGTCTCTTCCGGGGTATCTTGGTCTTCTTACTGATGATTGGCCTGTTGATGATTTTGTTCGGATCCCCAGCCCAGGCAGAAGACTACACCAAGCGGGATCTGCAGGGGATGAACTTTGCTGGACAAGACCTGACCGGCTCCAAATTTCTCAAAGCCAACCTGCGCCAGAGTGATCTTAGCCACGTTAAGGCTGCGGGGGTGAATTTATTTGGGGCCAACTTGAGCAAAGCCAATTTACAGGGGGCGGATCTGCGCAGCGCCACCTTGGATATGGCCAACTTGCAGGGGGCAGATTTGCGAGAAGCCCAACTTCAAGACAGCATGATGTGGTTAGCTCGGGTGGACGGGATCCAAATTGAAGGGGCGGACTTTACCAATGCCCTGATTCGGCAAGATGCTCTCTCCATCCTTTGCGAACGGGCAACAGGCGTGAATCCTGTAACCGGGCGAGCCACCCGCGATACCCTCGAGTGTGAGTGA
- a CDS encoding biliverdin-producing heme oxygenase produces the protein MSQSLNTSLSVQLREGTKQSHTMAENVGFIKCFLKGVVDKRTYSRYVGNFYFVYSALEEGFTQLRQHPVVGKLYYPELWRKSSIEQDLAYFVGPNWRSTVQPSPACQVYVERIREIAKNDPVLLVAHAYTRYIGDLSGGQILKKIARRAMDLPEGEGTAFYDFEQIPHEGKFKQRYRAQMDALGLDQVTIDRIVAEANYAFKMNMDLFKELEGNWLLSMARLTWNSLKSQFQRKPARSEAAAPSS, from the coding sequence GTGAGTCAGAGTTTGAATACCAGTTTGTCGGTACAACTGCGGGAAGGCACGAAGCAGTCTCACACGATGGCGGAGAATGTTGGGTTTATTAAGTGTTTCCTGAAAGGGGTGGTGGACAAGCGCACCTACAGCCGCTACGTGGGCAACTTCTACTTTGTCTACAGTGCTTTGGAAGAGGGCTTCACGCAACTGCGGCAGCATCCAGTGGTGGGCAAGCTCTACTACCCGGAGCTGTGGCGCAAGTCCAGCATTGAACAGGATTTGGCCTATTTCGTCGGCCCCAACTGGCGTTCAACAGTACAGCCTTCCCCCGCTTGCCAAGTGTATGTGGAGCGGATTCGGGAGATCGCCAAAAACGACCCGGTGTTGCTGGTGGCCCACGCCTATACCCGCTATATCGGCGATCTGTCCGGTGGCCAAATTCTCAAGAAAATTGCCCGACGGGCGATGGATTTGCCGGAAGGAGAGGGAACAGCCTTTTACGATTTCGAGCAGATCCCCCACGAAGGTAAGTTCAAGCAGCGTTACCGGGCCCAGATGGATGCTTTGGGTTTGGATCAGGTCACCATCGACCGCATCGTGGCAGAGGCCAACTATGCCTTCAAGATGAATATGGATTTGTTTAAGGAATTGGAAGGGAACTGGCTGTTGTCCATGGCTCGTTTGACCTGGAACTCTCTGAAAAGTCAGTTTCAGCGCAAACCGGCTCGCTCCGAAGCAGCAGCGCCTAGCTCTTAA
- a CDS encoding DNA-directed RNA polymerase subunit gamma, whose product MARTEQRFDYVKIGLASPERIMEWGQRTLPNGQVVGEVTKPETINYRTLKPEMDGLFCERIFGPAKDWECHCGKYKRVRHRGIVCERCGVEVTESRVRRHRMGYIKLAAPVTHVWYLKGIPSHIATLLDMPLRDVEQVVYFNAYVVVDPGNAQNLSYKQLLTEDQFLEIEDQMYEEGSELQLPDHWAMIGAEAIERLLMDIDLEKEAEQLREEIASARGQKRARLIKRLRVIDNFIATGSRPEWMVLRVIPVIPPDLRPMVQLDGGRFATSDLNDLYRRVINRNNRLARLQEILAPEIIIRNEKRMLQEAVDALIDNGRRGRTVVGANNRPLKSLSDIIEGKQGRFRQNLLGKRVDYSGRSVIVVGPSLRMNQCGLPKEMAIELFQPFVIHKLIKRGIVNNIKAAKKLIQSNDPQIWDVLEEVIDGHPVLLNRAPTLHRLGIQAFEPILVEGRAIQLHPLVCPAFNADFDGDQMAVHVPLSLESQAEARLLMLATNNILSPATGTPIITPSQDMVLGCYYLTADNPQQPANGERYFSSLEDALIAYDRGAVDLHAKVWVRYNGPMELGKGEKESEPEVTEEPGGIRLKVTNYRRIREDRDGNILSQYIRTTPGRIIFNKIVQEALST is encoded by the coding sequence ATGGCGAGAACAGAGCAACGTTTTGATTACGTCAAAATTGGGTTGGCCTCTCCCGAACGGATCATGGAGTGGGGACAGCGGACTTTGCCTAACGGTCAGGTGGTGGGGGAAGTCACCAAACCAGAGACTATTAACTACCGCACCCTCAAGCCGGAGATGGATGGCCTTTTTTGCGAGCGCATCTTCGGGCCAGCCAAAGACTGGGAATGCCACTGTGGCAAGTACAAGCGGGTACGGCATCGCGGCATTGTCTGCGAGCGGTGCGGGGTGGAGGTAACCGAGTCACGGGTGCGTCGCCATCGCATGGGTTATATCAAGTTGGCGGCGCCCGTCACCCATGTTTGGTATTTGAAAGGGATCCCTAGCCACATTGCCACCCTACTGGATATGCCGCTGCGGGATGTGGAGCAGGTGGTCTATTTCAACGCCTACGTGGTGGTGGATCCGGGCAATGCCCAAAACCTCTCCTACAAGCAACTGCTGACAGAAGACCAATTCCTCGAAATTGAGGATCAGATGTACGAAGAGGGATCCGAGCTACAGCTGCCGGATCACTGGGCGATGATTGGGGCGGAGGCGATCGAGCGCCTGTTGATGGACATTGACCTGGAAAAAGAAGCCGAGCAGTTGCGGGAAGAAATTGCCAGTGCCCGTGGCCAAAAACGGGCCCGTCTGATTAAACGGCTGCGGGTGATCGACAACTTCATTGCCACCGGATCCCGGCCGGAGTGGATGGTGTTGCGGGTGATCCCGGTGATCCCACCGGATTTGCGCCCGATGGTGCAGTTGGATGGGGGGCGTTTTGCCACCAGTGACCTAAATGATCTTTATCGCCGCGTCATCAACCGCAACAACCGTCTGGCCCGTCTGCAGGAGATTCTTGCTCCCGAGATCATTATCCGCAACGAAAAGCGCATGTTGCAGGAGGCAGTGGATGCCCTGATTGACAATGGTCGTCGCGGACGCACCGTCGTGGGAGCCAACAACCGTCCCCTGAAGTCCTTGTCGGACATTATCGAAGGCAAACAAGGTCGCTTCCGGCAAAACCTGTTGGGCAAACGGGTGGACTACTCCGGTCGTTCCGTCATCGTGGTGGGCCCCAGTCTGCGCATGAACCAATGTGGCTTGCCCAAGGAGATGGCAATCGAGCTGTTTCAGCCCTTCGTTATTCACAAGCTGATCAAACGGGGCATTGTCAACAACATCAAAGCTGCCAAAAAGCTAATCCAAAGCAACGATCCGCAAATTTGGGATGTGCTGGAGGAGGTGATCGACGGTCACCCCGTGTTGCTCAACCGCGCCCCCACCTTGCACCGCCTCGGGATCCAAGCCTTTGAGCCGATCTTGGTGGAAGGTCGGGCCATTCAGTTGCACCCGCTGGTGTGTCCGGCTTTTAACGCCGACTTTGACGGCGACCAAATGGCCGTGCATGTCCCTCTCTCACTGGAGTCCCAGGCCGAGGCACGATTGCTGATGTTGGCCACCAACAACATTCTCTCTCCTGCCACCGGTACCCCGATCATCACCCCCAGCCAGGATATGGTGCTGGGTTGCTATTATCTGACTGCCGACAATCCACAGCAGCCCGCAAATGGGGAGCGCTACTTCTCCAGTCTTGAGGATGCCCTGATCGCCTACGACCGCGGTGCTGTGGATCTCCACGCTAAAGTGTGGGTGCGCTACAACGGCCCGATGGAACTGGGTAAGGGAGAAAAAGAGTCGGAGCCTGAGGTTACTGAAGAACCCGGCGGCATTCGCCTCAAGGTGACTAACTATCGCCGCATCCGCGAAGATCGCGACGGTAACATCCTCAGCCAGTACATTCGCACCACTCCAGGCCGGATCATCTTTAACAAAATTGTGCAGGAAGCCCTTTCCACCTAG
- the rpoB gene encoding DNA-directed RNA polymerase subunit beta: protein MTQLVQLPSAPTFPDLVEIQRESFLWFLREGFEEELLSFSPIVDYTGKLELHFLPDFRLGDPSKGYKINQPRYDPEEAKRRDATYQAQLRVPTRLINKETGEIKDMDVFIGELPLMTDRGTFIINGAERVIVNQIVRSPGVYYKSDLDKNGRRTYSASLIPNRGAWLKFETDKNSLVWVRIDKTRKLSAAVLLKALGLSDSEIYDGLRHPEYFQKTMEKEGHYSEEEALMELYRKLRPGEPPTVSGGQQLLESRFFDPKRYDLGRVGRYKLNKKLNLSVPENVRVLTIPDILAVIDYLINLEYDIGHVDDIDHLGNRRVRSVGELLQNQVRVGLNRLERIIRERMTVSESENLTPASLVNPKPLVAAIKEFFGSSQLSQFMDQTNPLAELTHKRRLSALGPGGLSRERAGFAVRDIHPSHYGRICPIETPEGPNAGLIGSLATHARVNQYGFVESPYYRVENGLVRKDLGMVYLTADEEDEYRVAPGDVPVDAEGRILGDLVPVRYRQEFTTAHPTEVHYVQVAPVQVISVATSLIPFLEHDDANRALMGANMQRQAVPLLKPERPYVGTGLEAQAARDSGMVVVSRTNGVVVDVSADQVVVRPEDGGDPIIYRLQKYQRSNQDTCLNQRPLVHVGDRVVAGQVLADGPATEGGELALGQNVLVAYMPWEGYNYEDAILISERLVYDDVFTSVHIEKHEIEARQTKLGPEEITREIPNVGEDALRNLDENGIVRVGAWVEAGDILVGKVTPKGESDQPPEERLLRAIFGEKARDVRDNSLRVPNGERGRVVDVRIFTREQGDELPPGANMVVRVYIALKRKIQVGDKIAGRHGNKGIISRILPCEDMPYLPDGTPVDVVLNPLGVPSRMNVGQVFECLLGWAAEHLGVRFKLMPFDEMHGLEASRLTVEAKLKEAREKTGRDWIFNSEGKHCGKVQVFDGRTGEPFDQPVTVGRAYMLKLVHLVDDKIHARSTGPYSLVTQQPLGGKAQQGGQRFGEMEVWALEAFGAAYILQELLTVKSDDMVGRNEALNAIVKGRPIPRPGTPESFKVLVRELQSLCLDVSVHKVEVDGEGQTRDVEADLMTDVSGRHTPSRPTYESVTSDDLSPAPAAAFAYASRSHEDEDDGEDEDDF, encoded by the coding sequence ATGACACAATTAGTGCAACTTCCTTCCGCTCCTACCTTTCCTGACCTGGTAGAGATTCAGCGGGAGAGTTTTTTATGGTTTTTGAGAGAAGGGTTTGAAGAGGAGCTCCTCAGCTTTTCCCCTATCGTTGACTATACCGGCAAGTTGGAACTCCATTTCCTGCCGGATTTCCGGCTGGGGGATCCCTCCAAAGGCTACAAAATCAACCAACCCCGCTATGACCCTGAAGAGGCTAAGCGGCGAGATGCTACCTATCAAGCGCAACTGCGTGTGCCCACTCGCCTCATCAACAAAGAGACGGGTGAAATCAAAGATATGGACGTCTTCATCGGCGAGCTGCCTTTGATGACGGATCGGGGTACCTTCATCATCAACGGTGCTGAGCGGGTGATCGTCAACCAGATCGTCCGTAGCCCCGGTGTTTACTACAAGTCGGATTTGGATAAAAACGGTCGCCGCACCTACAGCGCCAGCCTCATTCCCAACCGAGGCGCCTGGCTGAAGTTCGAGACTGACAAAAATAGCCTGGTTTGGGTGCGTATCGACAAAACCCGTAAGCTCTCGGCAGCGGTTCTGCTCAAAGCCCTCGGCCTTAGCGATTCCGAAATTTACGATGGTCTGCGCCACCCCGAATATTTCCAAAAAACCATGGAAAAAGAGGGGCACTACAGCGAAGAAGAAGCCCTGATGGAGCTGTATCGCAAGTTGCGGCCTGGCGAACCTCCGACAGTCTCGGGTGGCCAGCAGTTGCTGGAATCCCGCTTTTTTGACCCCAAACGCTACGACTTGGGCCGGGTTGGTCGCTATAAGCTGAACAAGAAGCTGAATCTGAGTGTGCCGGAAAATGTGCGGGTGCTCACCATCCCCGATATCCTGGCCGTCATCGACTATCTGATCAACCTGGAGTACGACATCGGCCATGTGGACGACATCGACCACCTGGGTAACCGTCGGGTGCGCTCGGTGGGTGAGCTGCTGCAAAACCAAGTGCGGGTGGGCCTGAACCGTCTGGAGCGGATCATTCGGGAACGGATGACGGTCTCTGAGTCGGAAAATCTCACCCCGGCCTCTTTGGTCAACCCCAAGCCCCTGGTGGCGGCAATCAAGGAGTTTTTTGGTTCCAGCCAACTTTCCCAGTTCATGGATCAAACCAATCCCTTGGCGGAGTTGACCCACAAGCGGCGGCTATCCGCCCTAGGCCCCGGTGGCCTGAGTCGGGAACGGGCCGGTTTTGCGGTGCGGGATATTCACCCCAGCCACTATGGTCGGATTTGTCCCATTGAAACTCCGGAAGGGCCGAATGCGGGGTTGATTGGATCCCTGGCTACCCATGCCCGCGTCAACCAGTACGGCTTTGTGGAGAGCCCCTACTACCGCGTTGAGAATGGCTTGGTGCGCAAAGACCTGGGCATGGTTTACCTCACCGCCGATGAGGAAGATGAATATCGAGTGGCTCCGGGGGATGTTCCTGTTGACGCGGAGGGGCGCATTCTCGGTGACTTGGTGCCTGTGCGTTACCGCCAGGAGTTCACCACTGCCCATCCGACGGAGGTGCATTACGTACAGGTGGCGCCGGTACAAGTCATCTCGGTGGCCACGTCCTTGATCCCCTTCCTGGAACACGACGATGCCAACCGTGCGCTGATGGGGGCCAACATGCAACGGCAAGCGGTGCCTTTGCTCAAGCCGGAGCGGCCCTACGTGGGTACGGGCTTGGAAGCACAGGCAGCGCGAGATTCCGGCATGGTGGTGGTGTCCCGCACCAATGGCGTGGTGGTGGATGTTTCTGCCGATCAAGTGGTAGTTCGCCCCGAAGACGGCGGCGATCCGATTATCTACCGCCTGCAAAAGTACCAGCGCTCCAACCAAGATACCTGTCTGAATCAGCGTCCATTGGTTCACGTTGGGGATCGGGTGGTGGCCGGTCAGGTGCTAGCCGATGGCCCTGCCACAGAAGGGGGTGAATTGGCGCTGGGGCAAAATGTCCTGGTGGCCTATATGCCCTGGGAGGGCTATAACTACGAGGATGCCATCTTGATCAGTGAGCGGCTGGTATACGACGATGTCTTCACCTCGGTACACATTGAAAAGCACGAGATCGAAGCTCGGCAAACCAAGCTAGGCCCGGAAGAGATCACCCGTGAGATCCCCAACGTGGGAGAAGATGCTCTGCGCAACCTGGATGAGAACGGGATTGTACGCGTCGGTGCCTGGGTGGAAGCGGGGGATATTCTGGTGGGCAAAGTCACCCCGAAAGGGGAATCGGATCAACCGCCGGAAGAGCGCCTACTGCGAGCCATCTTTGGAGAAAAAGCTCGCGATGTGCGGGACAACTCTCTACGGGTGCCCAACGGTGAGCGGGGTCGGGTGGTGGATGTGCGCATCTTTACCCGTGAACAGGGGGATGAGCTACCGCCAGGCGCCAACATGGTGGTGCGGGTCTACATTGCCCTGAAACGCAAGATCCAAGTGGGGGATAAGATTGCCGGTCGCCACGGCAACAAAGGGATCATCTCCCGCATCTTGCCTTGTGAAGATATGCCCTACCTGCCGGATGGTACGCCGGTGGATGTCGTACTCAATCCCTTGGGGGTGCCCTCCCGCATGAATGTGGGCCAAGTGTTTGAGTGTTTGCTGGGTTGGGCGGCCGAACACTTGGGGGTGCGCTTTAAGCTCATGCCCTTCGACGAGATGCACGGCTTGGAGGCCTCGCGCCTGACGGTAGAAGCCAAACTCAAGGAAGCCCGAGAGAAAACTGGGCGGGATTGGATCTTCAACTCGGAAGGTAAACACTGCGGCAAGGTGCAGGTGTTTGATGGCCGCACGGGTGAACCTTTCGATCAGCCCGTCACGGTGGGCCGTGCCTACATGTTGAAGTTGGTACATTTGGTGGACGACAAAATTCACGCCCGCTCCACTGGGCCCTACTCCTTGGTAACCCAGCAACCCCTGGGTGGGAAGGCGCAGCAGGGGGGTCAGCGCTTTGGGGAAATGGAAGTGTGGGCTTTGGAGGCGTTTGGTGCCGCCTACATCCTGCAGGAGCTGCTCACCGTCAAGTCGGACGATATGGTCGGTCGCAACGAAGCCCTGAATGCCATTGTCAAAGGTAGGCCGATCCCTCGCCCCGGTACACCAGAATCCTTCAAGGTGTTGGTGCGAGAATTGCAGTCCCTCTGCCTAGATGTGTCGGTACACAAGGTGGAAGTGGACGGCGAAGGGCAAACCCGCGATGTGGAAGCGGATCTGATGACGGATGTGTCCGGTCGCCATACTCCCTCGCGGCCCACCTATGAATCCGTCACGTCGGATGACCTCTCCCCCGCACCGGCGGCAGCCTTTGCCTATGCTAGTCGCAGTCATGAAGATGAAGACGACGGAGAGGATGAGGACGACTTTTAA
- a CDS encoding DNA-directed RNA polymerase subunit beta', producing MSEKGRPSADLLRQAADGNTTPPAVPFRNYQIGKKELRSLIAWSFARYGTARTAQMADALKAMGFKYATQAAVSISIEDLRVPPSKRQLLAQAEAEIEAATERFTRGEITEVERYQKVIDTWNQTNDQIKDELLSNFKQNDPLNSVYMMANSGARGNVSQVRQLVGMRGLMANPQGEIIDLPIKTNFREGLTVTEYIISSYGARKGLVDTALRTADSGYLTRRLVDVSQDVIVRESDCGTEQGILLEYLMDGDKVVVSLEERLVGRVLARDVLHPETQAVIAHRNQEVDHDLAKVIVNAGVRQVMVRSPLTCEANRSVCRLCYGWSLAHSRLVDMGEAVGIIAAQSIGEPGTQLTMRTFHTGGVFTGEVARQIRAPFAGVVRFPKSLRTRPFRTRHGDDALQVEVNNQITLEGSDGQQETFDVTQGSTLLVRDGAKVQADQMIAEVSLAKANRKSTEKAQKEVIADLAGEIRFADLPIEEKTDRQGNVTYTAQRQGLIWVMSGQVYNLPPGAEPVVQNGDAVQAGDVIAETSLTTEHGGVVRLPERTDSKSGREVEIINASVVLHEARVRVESHQGREQFLLDTAGGQTFVLKATPGTKVGNDEVVAELIENDFRTQTGGLVKFAGIEVARRGKAKQGFEVIRGGTLLWIPEETHEVNKDISLLNVEDGQFVEAGTEVVKDIFCQNAGIVEVIQKNDILREIVIKPGSLHLVENPVDMEVKDGTLIQPGQQVLSSIVPDQLVYLEHVETPEGPGLLLRPVQEYEIPDQPSVPSQESTSESGRSIRLRAVQRIPFKDGERVRSVGGVELLRTQLVLEIDTDAPQLKADIELIHDDEDPEIRRLQLVILETLLLRRDVEADLTQGSTHTRLLVGEGDSIGTGAVIARTEIQAKKAGIVQGIRQGAEVVRRVLVVTDDDQVSVPFTGSTTLQVGDLVRAKDEIAPGIPSPESGQVMQVSEGQLVLRMARPYLVSAGAILQVADGDLVQRGDSLALLVFERAKTGDIIQGLPRIEELLEARKPKEMCVLAKRPGTVQLSWRGEEPDLKIIESDGTVTDYPLLPGQNLMVADGQPVEVGDPLTDGPANPHDILESYYEYHRQTLGDDQAARLALREVQRFFVNEVQNVYRSQGVEISDKHIEVVVRQMTSKVRVDDSGDTILLPGELVELREIQQTNATMAITGGAPAKYTPVLLGITKASLNTDSFISAASFQETTRVLTEAAIEGKSDWLRGLKENVIIGRLIPAGTGFSTYEEIAPEPEPYEEEEQQVLLPELPPRLILEDDQLIDDSTPAFDDLEEDDEDE from the coding sequence ATGAGCGAAAAAGGACGACCTTCTGCTGACCTGTTGCGACAGGCTGCCGACGGCAACACCACTCCGCCCGCTGTGCCCTTTCGCAATTATCAAATTGGCAAAAAAGAGTTGCGTAGCTTGATTGCCTGGTCTTTTGCCCGCTATGGCACCGCCCGTACGGCCCAGATGGCCGATGCCCTGAAGGCGATGGGCTTCAAGTATGCCACGCAAGCAGCGGTGTCCATCAGCATCGAAGATCTGCGCGTCCCCCCCAGTAAGCGGCAGTTGTTGGCTCAGGCAGAAGCGGAAATTGAGGCGGCAACGGAGCGGTTTACCCGTGGTGAAATTACGGAAGTCGAGCGCTATCAGAAGGTCATCGACACCTGGAACCAAACCAACGACCAGATCAAAGACGAGCTGCTCAGCAACTTCAAGCAAAACGACCCTCTCAACTCCGTCTACATGATGGCCAACTCCGGGGCGCGGGGAAATGTGTCTCAGGTACGGCAGTTGGTGGGGATGCGTGGCCTGATGGCCAACCCACAGGGGGAAATCATCGACTTACCGATTAAAACCAATTTCCGCGAGGGCCTGACGGTTACGGAATACATCATCTCCTCCTATGGTGCTCGTAAGGGTTTGGTGGATACCGCGCTGCGCACCGCCGACTCCGGCTACCTCACGCGTCGTTTGGTGGATGTGTCTCAAGATGTGATCGTGCGGGAATCCGACTGCGGCACCGAGCAGGGCATTCTCCTGGAATACCTAATGGATGGGGACAAAGTGGTGGTGTCTCTGGAAGAGCGCCTGGTGGGACGTGTGCTGGCGCGGGATGTGCTACACCCGGAAACCCAAGCAGTGATCGCCCATCGCAACCAAGAAGTCGATCATGACCTGGCCAAAGTAATCGTCAATGCTGGCGTTCGTCAGGTGATGGTTCGTTCCCCCCTCACCTGTGAGGCCAACCGTTCCGTTTGTCGTCTCTGCTATGGCTGGAGCTTGGCCCATTCCCGTTTGGTGGATATGGGAGAAGCCGTGGGGATTATTGCTGCCCAATCCATCGGCGAGCCAGGCACCCAATTGACGATGCGCACCTTCCACACCGGGGGGGTGTTTACAGGGGAGGTGGCACGGCAGATCCGCGCTCCCTTTGCCGGCGTGGTCCGCTTTCCCAAAAGCTTGCGTACCCGCCCCTTCCGCACCCGTCATGGGGATGATGCCCTACAGGTGGAGGTGAACAACCAAATTACCCTGGAGGGATCCGATGGGCAGCAGGAAACTTTCGATGTGACTCAAGGCTCCACTCTGCTGGTTCGGGATGGAGCCAAGGTACAGGCTGACCAGATGATCGCAGAGGTGTCGCTGGCCAAGGCCAACCGCAAGAGCACCGAAAAAGCACAAAAAGAGGTGATTGCCGATCTGGCTGGAGAGATTCGCTTCGCTGATCTGCCCATCGAAGAAAAGACTGACCGCCAAGGCAACGTGACCTACACGGCCCAACGGCAGGGCTTGATTTGGGTGATGTCAGGCCAGGTGTACAACCTTCCCCCCGGTGCCGAGCCTGTGGTGCAGAACGGAGATGCAGTACAGGCGGGGGATGTGATTGCGGAAACCTCCCTAACAACGGAGCACGGCGGTGTTGTGCGGCTGCCGGAGCGTACCGACAGCAAGAGTGGACGGGAAGTGGAGATCATCAACGCTTCTGTGGTTCTGCACGAGGCACGGGTGCGAGTGGAGTCCCACCAAGGTCGGGAACAGTTTTTGCTGGATACGGCGGGTGGTCAAACCTTTGTTCTCAAAGCTACCCCCGGCACTAAGGTGGGCAATGACGAAGTGGTGGCAGAGCTGATCGAGAACGACTTCCGCACCCAAACCGGCGGCTTGGTCAAGTTTGCGGGCATTGAGGTGGCACGGCGGGGCAAGGCCAAACAGGGCTTCGAGGTGATCCGGGGGGGTACGCTGCTGTGGATCCCGGAGGAAACCCACGAAGTGAACAAGGACATCTCGCTGCTGAATGTGGAGGATGGCCAATTTGTAGAAGCGGGCACCGAGGTGGTGAAGGATATCTTTTGCCAAAATGCCGGCATCGTCGAGGTGATCCAGAAAAATGACATTCTGCGGGAGATCGTGATTAAACCGGGATCCCTGCATTTGGTGGAAAACCCCGTCGACATGGAGGTGAAGGATGGCACCTTGATCCAGCCAGGACAACAGGTGCTCAGTAGCATTGTTCCTGATCAACTGGTCTACTTGGAGCATGTGGAAACGCCCGAAGGGCCAGGGCTGCTGCTGCGTCCAGTGCAGGAGTACGAAATCCCCGACCAACCCTCGGTGCCCAGCCAAGAGTCCACCAGCGAGTCGGGCCGTTCCATCCGTCTACGGGCGGTGCAGCGCATCCCCTTCAAGGATGGTGAGCGTGTCCGGTCGGTGGGGGGAGTGGAACTGTTACGCACCCAACTGGTACTGGAGATCGACACCGATGCCCCGCAACTGAAGGCGGACATTGAGCTGATTCACGATGATGAGGATCCCGAGATCCGCCGCCTGCAACTGGTGATCCTGGAAACGCTGCTGCTGCGCCGTGATGTGGAAGCAGATCTGACTCAGGGCAGTACCCATACCCGACTGTTGGTCGGAGAAGGGGACAGCATTGGCACCGGAGCCGTGATTGCCCGCACGGAAATTCAGGCGAAGAAGGCTGGGATTGTGCAAGGGATCCGCCAAGGGGCGGAAGTGGTGCGCCGGGTTCTGGTGGTTACCGATGATGATCAGGTCAGTGTGCCCTTCACGGGCAGCACCACCCTGCAGGTGGGGGATCTGGTGCGGGCTAAGGATGAGATTGCGCCTGGGATCCCGTCTCCTGAATCAGGCCAAGTGATGCAGGTGTCTGAAGGACAACTGGTCTTACGCATGGCACGGCCTTATCTTGTCTCAGCTGGGGCCATCTTGCAGGTGGCGGATGGGGACTTGGTGCAGCGGGGAGACTCGCTGGCCCTGCTGGTGTTTGAGCGAGCCAAAACCGGGGATATTATCCAGGGTCTGCCGCGGATTGAGGAGCTGCTAGAGGCTCGCAAACCCAAGGAAATGTGTGTTCTGGCCAAGCGACCCGGTACTGTTCAACTGAGCTGGCGGGGGGAAGAGCCAGATCTAAAAATTATCGAGAGCGATGGCACGGTCACCGATTACCCGTTACTGCCCGGGCAAAACCTGATGGTGGCCGATGGACAGCCAGTGGAAGTGGGGGATCCCCTCACGGACGGCCCTGCCAATCCCCACGACATTCTGGAGAGCTATTACGAGTACCATCGCCAAACTCTTGGGGATGACCAAGCGGCTCGTTTGGCCTTGCGGGAGGTACAGCGCTTCTTTGTCAATGAGGTACAGAATGTGTACCGTTCCCAAGGGGTGGAGATCTCCGACAAACACATCGAGGTTGTGGTGCGCCAAATGACCTCGAAGGTGCGGGTGGACGACAGTGGCGATACCATTCTGCTGCCGGGTGAGTTGGTGGAGCTGCGGGAAATCCAGCAGACGAATGCCACTATGGCCATTACCGGTGGGGCTCCAGCCAAGTACACCCCCGTTTTGCTGGGGATCACCAAGGCCAGTTTGAACACCGACAGCTTCATCTCGGCGGCCAGCTTCCAGGAAACCACCCGCGTACTGACGGAGGCTGCCATCGAAGGCAAGTCAGACTGGTTGCGCGGTCTCAAGGAAAACGTGATCATTGGGCGCTTGATCCCGGCGGGCACTGGCTTTAGTACCTACGAAGAGATCGCTCCTGAACCGGAGCCTTACGAGGAAGAGGAACAGCAGGTGTTGCTGCCGGAGCTGCCACCGCGTCTGATTCTCGAAGATGACCAGCTGATCGACGACTCCACCCCTGCCTTTGATGACTTGGAGGAGGATGACGAGGACGAGTGA